From a single Mycosarcoma maydis chromosome 2, whole genome shotgun sequence genomic region:
- a CDS encoding uncharacterized protein (related to vacuolar segregation protein PEP7), protein MVVQDVTGSPSDSSSSKRLSYVPYQRKGHQRNASSASQSSVAASVAESKLSQPSSNSASSLHPSSSNSVSSSRRGSDAADRAPEISTPVRPQINPSRAPSSLNRPAVASPLARGAGLVRPHRDLDAPPPPLRVASKLASSSSLTTGSAAHKTVQASPSSFGAQSTNGFIGEASSFSGARHERSQSTASMSTVRAQDSPRSPQKLPQAPRMSSKIQPSSSTTVHRPGSARDETILNNNNANGGTPIASSVASSLRGSSRTSSAVASPPGSRSSTPIIGASGNSIPAHVNSYAALLAAQSKLGPIPVPQGIALAQAAGTVSLSAPASMGISSPDGRRTAYRSGFQPKGVFRMRTGEFEELRRKGRSEGEMEAQRMDRRLAKLIAIHFAPSNDPEKASLSPAKNLLSSTFVDLDLDELKRDPSSVIRKGGNELWTSFRARGRGEDPAIRQAEQSIVNWQDDAEAKACPICSTPFSFTVRKHHCRLCGRVVCASPHLTRLTWAEQMGPGTGKTLTAQERAELESKCSGNIVADPITGRIEEVKEGGVAASSKLVPTSVQSKGVRICRDCKAIVRKRQYMMDNEPLPVFIKLYDALMRVQKEIEQSLPEFQEMVLGLQKHDQTAALGSSIKANIELQRDAVQARKQLLANFATYDELAKRIRALPVGDKHSARAAAVASDAAQERIQHAIFTRANLFLQQNMLPLQSLPKPGTKKAAPGEGGSDSTPSTPHSSQPASPRSAPRRAAQHANKASVSSISSFRSLFGGGSASGSLRASSRADLEEQLNHYEDEVDDSSLANVDPAELREQLKVLLEQEKLVADYVESAAKARKFEDAKTLKRSHDELCKEIIKIQRRLVVAGSGR, encoded by the coding sequence atggtggtcCAAGATGTGACGGGGTCACCATCCGactcctcctcgtccaagcGTCTCTCGTACGTTCCTTATCAACGGAAAGGCCATCAGAGAAATGCATCCAGCGCTTCACAGTCATCGGTTGCAGCTTCAGTAGCCGAGTCCAAACTCTCGCAACCCTCGTCGAACTCTGCGTCATCGCTGCATCCGTCAAGCTCCAACAGTGTTTCGAGTAGCCGACGAGGTAGCGACGCAGCAGATAGGGCACCAGAAATTTCCACACCCGTGCGACCGCAGATAAACCCGTCACGAGCGCCATCGTCCCTGAATCGACCCGCTGTCGCTTCGCCGTTAGCCCGAGGCGCCGGACTTGTTCGGCCACATCGGGATCTTGACGcgcctccaccaccactaCGCGTAGCTTCAAAGCTCGcctcaagcagctcgctgACCACAGGCTCTGCCGCTCACAAAACAGTTCAAGCCTCACCATCGTCATTTGGAGCGCAATCAACAAACGGCTTCATCGGAGAGGCTTCAAGCTTTTCAGGAGCTCGCCATGAACGCAGTCAGAGCACTGCATCCATGTCGACAGTTCGTGCACAGGACAGTCCTCGCTCACCTCAAAAGCTTCCACAGGCACCCCGAATGTCGAGCAAAATCcaaccaagctcgtcgacaactGTGCATCGGCCTGGCTCTGCTCGTGACGAGACCATCTTGAACAACAATAACGCCAACGGCGGCACACCTATCGCATCGAGCGTAGCTTCGAGCCTTCGTGGATCAAGCAGAACATCGTCTGCGGTGGCCAGCCCTCCCGGAAGTCGATCCTCAACCCCCATCATTGGTGCCTCGGGCAACTCGATTCCCGCTCATGTCAATTCGTATGCTGCATTGCTCGCAGCTCAATCCAAGCTTGGACCTATCCCAGTACCACAGGGCATCGCCCTGGCTCAAGCTGCGGGGACGGTCTCGTTGTCCGCACCTGCATCTATGGGCATCTCGAGCCCTGACGGACGGCGAACAGCCTATCGATCCGGCTTTCAACCAAAGGGCGTTTTTCGCATGCGGACCGGCGAATTCGAAGAGCTGCGGCGAAAAGGAAGGAGTGAAGGTGAAATGGAGGCGCAGCGCATGGATCGACGGCTTGCAAAGCTCATCGCTATTCACTTTGCACCTAGCAACGATCCTGAAAAGGCGTCGCTCAGCCCAGCGAAGAACTTGCTCTCTTCTACTTTCGTGGACTTGGATTTGGACGAGCTGAAACGAGATCCGAGCAGTGTGATCCGCAAAGGCGGAAACGAGTTGTGGACTTCTTTCAGAGCACGCGGTCGAGGCGAGGATCCTGCAATCCGTCAAGCCGAGCAGAGCATCGTCAATTGGCAGGATGACGCCGAAGCAAAAGCTTGTCCAATCTGCTCAACCCCGTTCAGTTTCACGGTGCGCAAGCACCACTGCCGGCTGTGCGGTCGAGTGGTGTGCGCTTCACCTCATCTCACACGTCTCACGTGGGCAGAACAAATGGGTCCAGGCACGGGTAAGACGTTGACAGCGCAAGAGCgggccgagctcgagagcaaGTGTTCGGGCAACATTGTCGCCGACCCCATCACAGGTCGTATTGAAGAAGTGAAAGAAGGAGGAGTTGCAGCGTCATCCAAGTTAGTGCCGACCTCGGTTCAATCCAAAGGCGTTCGCATCTGTCGTGACTGCAAGGCGATTGTTCGTAAGCGTCAATACATGATGGACAACGAGCCGCTGCCTGTCTTTATCAAGCTGTACGACGCATTGATGCGAGTCCAAAAGGAGATCGAGCAGTCACTCCCGGAGTTTCAGGAGATGGTTCTGGGCTTGCAGAAGCACGATCAGACTGCGGCGTTGGGCTCCAGCATCAAGGCCAacatcgagctgcagcgcgaTGCCGTACAGGCACGCAAGCAACTGTTGGCCAACTTTGCTACCTAtgacgagctggccaagcGTATCCGTGCGCTACCGGTAGGCGACAAGCACAGCGCCAGGGCCGCTGCAGTTGCGAGCGATGCGGCGCAGGAAAGAATTCAGCATGCTATATTCACGCGTGCCAATCTGTTCCTACAGCAAAACATGCTGCCATTGCAAAGTCTACCGAAGCCAGGGACCAAGAAGGCAGCGCCAGGAGAGGGGGGTTCCGACTCGACGCCTAGCACACCACACTCGTCACAACCAGCATCGCCACGCTCGGCaccacgtcgagcagcgcaacaCGCCAACAAAGCATCTGTCAGCTCGATATCCAGTTTCCGATCGCTCTttggaggaggaagcgcGTCCGGTTCTCTACGAGCCAGCTCACGCGCCGACCTCGAGGAACAGCTCAACCACTATGAAGATGAAGTCGACGATAGCAGTCTGGCAAATGTCGACCCAGCTGAGCTCAGAGAACAGCTGAAAGTGCTGCTAGAACAGGAGAAGCTCGTAGCAGACTATGTGGAGAGTGCTGCCAAGGCACGCAAGTTTGAAGAtgcaaagacgctcaagagAAGTCATGACGAATTGTGCAAGGAGATCATCAAGATTCAACGACGACTTGTGGTTGCTGGAAGCGGGCGATGA
- a CDS encoding ribosome biosynthesis protein KRE33 (related to KRE33 - essential protein, required for biogenesis of the small ribosomal subunit), translated as MRKQLDPRIPTLIRNNVALNHRSFFVIVGDKGKDQIVNLHFLLSQSRVQSRPNVLWCYKKDLGFTTHRKKREQKIKNDIKRGIREKGQGDPFELFVSLTDIRYCYYKDTPKILGQTYGMLILQDFEAVTPNMLARTIETVEGGGVVILLLKTMSSLRQLYSLGMDVHRNYRSNASDDDPVARFNERFLLSLGANPDTLLLDDELNVLPLSKAKDIQPLPETSTGAGTGVGSTVRKGKERVEADEELAELKDQVRETKVVGQVVRHAKTLDQAKAVLTILDILASSSLSTTVALTAARGRGKSAALGLCIAAAVAHGYSNIFVTSPSPENLKTLFEFVFKGLDALGYDEVADWDLQRGTGEWKDVVVRVNIFRGHRQTIQYIQPQDHQVLGQAELVVIDEAAAIPLPLVRNLMGPYLVFLSSTINGYEGTGRSLSLKLIQQLRDSARGIADATDADDSTASSSKAVRKQAKGGLNTGRAAGAALAARSLKEVELKEPIRYSRGDKIESWLHQLLCLDASLTRLSSAALKAKGCPHPSSCDLYMVNRDALFSYHPASEVFLQRMMALYVASHYKNSPNDLQLMSDAPGHRLFVLLAPLKGNEGGLPEPLCVVQVALEGNISRGVVLNSLSRGTREAGDLIPWLVAQQFQDADFASLSGARVVRIAVHPDYARMGYGARALQALEAFYSGQLLDVDNVRDDLDDGETFAAVRDRKISKDANLLQGDEIRVRDAARMPALLQRLSERRPEQLDWLGVSYGLTPQLFKFWKKAGYTPLWVRQIANDLTGEYTTVQLKSLDTSISTTGSAWLGSLAADFRKRFISLLSYRFREFSTITALTVLEAATQGARLAADDDSLPASSTSLSLGAAELRTLLTPFDMKRLDSYSNNMVEMSVVLDLLPTLGALYFNNRLRAVREDEATASAIDAQDDEEELRLSGLQSSLLLAIGLQRKTPDEISAELRLPLQQAMALFVKTVRLLVKSLRKVEKRDIVRSMPELSSGLEARAPLRKKANSARGTDQSDDWTALKGDLQSELRDAGREFLAGNKESEAYGKLDDDQEEDDHESKDGADQQEDKEEEGEEQDDVDEDDDDDDDDDELLTAKQKLIDSMDLSKYAIKDGADGANWSQAEAEVANMLRKNGGNDLKGFNTTISVKGTKRAADDKVEASPKKAKASNKSGERKKQKRR; from the coding sequence ATGAGGAAACAGTTGGATCCTCGTATCCCCACCCTCATCCGCAACAATGTGGCACTCAACCACCGCTCCTTCTTTGTGATCGTTGGAGACAAGGGAAAAGATCAGATCGTCAACCTTCACTTTCTCCTCTCGCAATCTCGTGTTCAGTCTCGGCCCAATGTTCTCTGGTGCTATAAGAAGGATCTCGGCTTCACTACACAccgcaagaagcgcgagcAAAAGATCAAGAATGACATCAAGCGAGGCATCCGCGAAAAGGGCCAGGGCGATCCGTTTGAACTTTTCGTCAGTCTCACTGACATTCGATATTGCTATTACAAGGACACGCCCAAAATTCTCGGTCAGACGTACGGCATGCTCATCCTGCAAGACTTCGAGGCTGTCACACCTAACATGCTCGCACGAACCATCGAGACGGTAGAGGGTGGCGGTGTCGTCATTCTGTTGCTCAAGACTATGTCCAGCTTGCGACAGCTCTACTCGCTTGGCATGGACGTGCATCGCAACTACCGCTCGAACGCTTCCGATGATGACCCCGTGGCACGCTTCAATGAACGTTTCCTCCTCTCGCTTGGTGCCAATCCAGatacgctgctgctcgatgacgAACTCAATGTCCTCCCACTCAGCAAGGCCAAGGACATTCAGCCATTGCCAGAAACCAGCACTGGTGCCGGTACCGGCGTTGGCTCCACGGTGCGTAAGGGCAAGGAGCGCGTAGAGGCAGACGAGGAGCTAGCAGAGCTCAAGGACCAGGTGCGCGAGACCAAAGTCGTCGGCCAAGTTGTCCGGCACGCCAAGACTCTGgaccaagccaaagctgTACTCACCATTCTCGACATcttggcaagctcatctctctccaccaccgtAGCGCTCACTGCAGCGCGAGGTCGTGGAAAGTCGGCCGCGCTTGGTCTTtgcattgctgctgccgtgGCGCACGGTTACAGCAATATCTTTGTTACTTCGCCAAGCCCAGAGAACCTCAAGACGCTTTTCGAGTTTGTCTTCAAGGGTCTGGATGCGCTAGGTTACGACGAGGTAGCCGACTGGGACCTGCAGAGAGGCACAGGAGAGTGGAAAGACGTCGTCGTACGCGTCAACATCTTCCGAGGCCATCGTCAGACCATCCAATACATCCAGCCGCAAGATCACCAGGTGCTGGGTCaggccgagctcgtcgtcatcgatGAAGCCGCCGCCATCCCACTGCCACTCGTTCGCAATCTCATGGGACCCTACCTCGTCTTTTTGTCTTCCACCATCAACGGCTATGAGGGTACCGGTCGCAGTctctcgctcaagctcatccaGCAACTTCGCGATAGCGCAAGAGGCATTGCTGACGCGACCGACGCTGATGACTCGaccgcttcgtcgagcaaagcggtgcgcaagcaagccaaaggCGGTCTCAACACAGGTCGTGCGGCAGGTGCTGCACTGGCTGCCAGATCGCTCAAGGAGGTGGAACTCAAGGAACCCATCCGATACTCGCGCGGTGACAAGATTGAGTCGTGGCTTCATCAACTTCTCTGCCTTGATGCATCGCTCACAAGGCTGTCATCTGCCGCACTCAAGGCCAAGGGCTGCCCGCACCCCTCATCCTGCGATCTGTACATGGTCAACCGTGACGCGCTTTTCAGCTACCATCCTGCTTCCGAGGTGTTTTTGCAGCGTATGATGGCCCTCTATGTAGCAAGCCACTACAAGAACTCGCCCAACGACCTCCAGCTTATGAGCGATGCACCAGGTCACCGACTTTTTGTTTTGCTCGCTCCTCTCAAGGGCAACGAGGGCGGTCTGCCCGAGCCTCTGTGCGTGGTTCAAGTCGCTTTGGAAGGCAACATCAGTCGTGGCGTTGTGCTCAACAGTCTGAGCCGTGGAACGCGCGAGGCAGGCGATCTCATCCCATGGCTTGTAGCGCAACAGTTCCAGGACGCTGATTTCGCTTCGCTCTCTGGCGCTCGTGTGGTGCGTATCGCTGTTCATCCTGACTACGCGCGCATGGGATACGGAGCACGCGCATTgcaagcgctcgaggcATTCTACAGTgggcagctgctcgacgtcgataATGTGCGAGACGATCTCGATGACGGCGAGACATTTGCAGCTGTTCGCGACCGAAAAATCTCCAAGGATGCCAACCTGTTGCAAGGCGATGAGATTCGGGTACGAGATGCAGCACGCATGCCCGCTCTGCTGCAAAGGCTATCGGAGCGACGAcccgagcagctcgactgGCTCGGCGTGTCGTACGGTCTCACCCCACAGCTGTTCAAGTTTTGGAAAAAGGCAGGTTACACGCCACTGTGGGTGCGACAGATCGCCAACGATCTCACTGGCGAATACACGACTGTGCAACTCAAGTCGCTTGACACGTCGATATCGACGACAGGTTCAGCATGGCTCGGATCGCTGGCTGCCGATTTTCGAAAGCGCTTCATTTCGCTGCTGTCATACAGGTTCCGCGAGttctccaccatcacggCGCTTACGGTGCTCGAGGCGGCCACCCAAGGCGCGCGACtcgctgctgacgacgacTCTTTGCCGGCTTCGTCAACCTCTTTGTCGTTAGGAGCTGCTGAACTGCGGACGCTGCTGACACCGTTCGACATGAAGCGTCTCGATTCGTACTCGAACAACATGGTCGAGATGTCGGTCGTGCTTGATCTGCTTCCGACGCTTGGCGCGCTTTACTTTAACAATCGTCTTCGAGCTGTGCGTGAAGACGAGGCGACTGCATCTGCCATTGATGCGcaagatgacgaggaggaacTGCGGCTTTCTGGTCTGCAATCTTcattgctgctggcgaTTGGTCTGCAAAGGAAGACGCCTGACGAGATCAGCGCCGAACTGCGATTGCCACTTCAGCAGGCCATGGCTCTCTTCGTCAAGACGGTGCGATTACTGGTGAAGAGTTTGCGAAAAGTCGAGAAGAGGGACATTGTACGTTCAATGCCAGAGCTCAGTTCAGGGCTTGAGGCGCGCGCTCCCCTGCGTAAAAAGGCAAACAGTGCTCGCGGCACAGACCAAAGCGACGACTGGACAGCGCTCAAGGGAGATCTGCAGTCGGAACTGCGAGATGCTGGACGCGAATTCTTGGCCGGTAACAAGGAAAGTGAAGCGTATGGCAAATTGGATGACGatcaagaagaagacgatcATGAGAGCAAGGACGGTGCCGACCAACAAGAAGAtaaggaagaggaaggggaggagcaggatgatgttgatgaggatgatgatgatgatgatgacgacgacgagctcctTACGGCCAAACAAAAGCTGATTGACTCGATGGATCTCTCCAAATATGCAATCAAGGACGGAGCAGATGGAGCCAACTGGAGtcaagctgaagctgaaGTCGCCAACATGTTGCGCAAAAACGGTGGCAACGACCTGAAAGGTTTCAACACCACCATATCAGTCAAGGGCACCAAGCGCGCGGCGGATGACAAGGTCGAGGCAAGCCCCAAGAAAGCAAAAGCATCCAATAAGAGCGGTGAAAGGAAGAAACAGAAGCGTCGATGA
- a CDS encoding uncharacterized protein (related to SSD1 protein), with product MDRADNNRDLNAVSNRLAAQTEHLQGHLQQQLNLNGAGQARNMFASRPAGLASLGEDAEATSDSAQTPSTFHRQGGPRFAGNAAFQSALARHSNQTGNSINSSSAADFRANLSHQRQLSLQSRFADLGYNVGSGLGAAPSEADDMTDDGSVGYGASAFDPTRGQRSHASDFSFGSSGTAGSHRRTGSDMSGMLSNRGGHQPAASVGGNSNSLSAQSQMLAEQQIALQQQIEMLQLQQQQLMHSAGLGQQGSVGNSLNGSSHSFGGHRRIQSHAPRSGPMGSFSTAGAFNGGALANFAPSQPATPTPSLPRGHGRRHSVNVLNKANQQQQQQQQQQQQQQQQQQQQQQQQQQQPSQRQADAQQQRNSPNAEPMQSNGPVMHANPDFSFPSTASAQRTAQAAYQATQPTAGHYSRPSAQLTDLSADYLMAGGGLVSLNSFNVSSSMNDLADGFGGAGAGGPRPGHARGNSTQWRINGGVQAPQLVDLAQAQAHLAMLHQFRESAAVTGHYRAPSLGGAFNSMAAGFGANQFGMGATNGPGAIQRKALFGNYLPQGTLPTLLAHGKIVVGVLRINKRNRSDAYVTTEVLDSDIFISGSKDRNRALEGDLVAVELLDPLEVWNVKKEKEDKKKRKEEQSGQFSRKPDKAKDDLEVEGAQLRLIEDEEENEQSPPQLAGHVVAIVERSPGQLFSGTLGLLRPSSAATKEKQQAERVQREGASALAPEVKPRPKIIWFRPTDKRVPLIAIPADQAPEDFWAEEGQESFNSRLFVACIKRWPITSLHPFGALVEEIGVIGNVEAETQALLKDTLSSATEAFTEGALKCLPPLPWKIPEKEYKTRRDFRSHRVFTIDPETAKDLDDAVHVVRLDNGNFEVGVHIADVSHFVKLGSSLDREARKRGTSVYLVQRAIPMLPPTLSEELCSLVPNVERLAFSAVFTMNKDAQVISSWFGKSIIKSCAKLAYADAQKVIEGGQLSKEKLEAHRPKEIGDDILILHQLAQKMRARRFKTGALRIDNVKLSFKLDENGLPTDASVYCSYDAHRLIEEFMLQANMAVAQQIAAGLPELALLRRHEKPLDRRLDGFLRRAKSMGYDIDTSSGGALHRSLAKIKDDSARQALQALVTKSMMQAKYFCTGMVDIAKYHHYALNVPLYTHFTSPIRRYADLMVHRQLEAVLVEQDKFGVDREAMAKIAQQCNVKKDAAKMAQEQSAHLFLCLLIHDLTMRYGPVVRSATVMGVLDAAFDVIVPEFGIEKRVHVDQMPIENHTYDEQTNALSIYWKDNVDVIAWLAENSDDVHVKKLQEVAQQHQMMELTSQSSHDEAALFADDDDDESCTAAILRQHNIDAAKDSRQRAKSLQKVALQFDGVEHHTRVQKINELMKVPVIVTSDMSKSPPVLKVFSVNPFASG from the coding sequence ATGGACCGAGCAGACAATAATCGCGATCTCAACGCCGTGAGCAACCGCTTGGCTGCTCAGACGGAGCACCTCCAAGGTCatttgcagcagcagctcaatCTCAACGGCGCTGGCCAGGCCCGTAACATGTTTGCCTCCAGACCCGCTGGTCTTGCAAGCTTGGGCGAGGATGCCGAAGCAACATCGGACAGCGCTCAGACCCCTTCAACCTTTCACCGTCAAGGTGGCCCTCGCTTCGCTGGCAACGCAGCTTTTCAGAGCGCCCTCGCCCGCCATTCCAATCAAACGGGTAATTCTATCAACTCGTCTTCGGCTGCCGACTTTCGTGCAAACTTGTCCCACCAGCGTCAGCTGAGTCTCCAAAGCCGATTCGCCGATCTCGGATATAATGTCGGATCTGGTCTTGGCGCCGCTCCCAGCGAAGCCGATGACATGACCGATGATGGCTCGGTCGGATACGGTGCTTCCGCCTTTGATCCCACTCGAGGCCAGCGTAGCCATGCATCTGACTTCAGCTTCGGCTCCTCTGGCACTGCTGGCTCTCACCGACGCACTGGCAGCGACATGAGCGGCATGCTCTCCAATCGAGGTGGACACCAACCTGCCGCGAGCGTCGGCGGTAACTCCAACTCGCTTTCGGCGCAGAGCCAAATGCtcgcagagcagcagatcgctttgcaacagcagatcgagatgcttcagctccagcagcagcagctcatgCACTCTGCCGGTCTTGGACAGCAAGGCTCAGTTGGCAACTCGCTcaacggcagcagccacagcttTGGCGGTCATCGTCGTATCCAGAGCCACGCACCTCGCTCAGGCCCTATGGGCAGCTTCTCTACGGCTGGCGCATTCAACGGTGGTGCTCTCGCCAACTTTGCGCCCAGCCAGCCCGCTACGCCAACTCCCAGCTTACCCCGAGGTCACGGTCGCCGACACTCGGTCAATGTTCTCAACAAAGCcaatcagcagcaacaacagcaacagcaacagcaacagcaacagcaacagcaacagcaacagcaacagcaacagcaacagcagcagccttcTCAACGTCAAGCCgacgcgcagcagcagcgcaactCCCCAAACGCCGAACCGATGCAGTCCAACGGCCCGGTCATGCACGCCAACCCCGACTTTTCCTTCCCAAGCACCGCAAGCGCTCAGCGCACCGCTCAGGCTGCCTATCAAGCTACGCAGCCCACCGCTGGCCACTACAGCCGTCCCTCGGCTCAGCTCACCGATCTCTCGGCTGACTATCTCATGGCTGGAGGCGGTCTCGTCAGCCTCAACTCGTTCAACGTGAGTAGTTCCATGAACGACCTCGCCGATGGCTTTGGTGGCGCTGGTGCGGGTGGTCCTCGCCCTGGCCATGCTCGTGGCAACAGCACGCAGTGGCGCATAAACGGTGGTGTTCAGGCGCCGCAGCTTGTCGATTTGGCCCAGGCCCAGGCCCACCTTGCTATGCTTCACCAATTCCGCGAGTCAGCTGCTGTCACCGGTCACTATCGCGCCCCCTCTCTGGGCGGTGCCTTTAATTCCATGGCAGCCGGCTTTGGTGCCAATCAATTTGGCATGGGAGCTACCAACGGCCCTGGAGCAATCCAGCGCAAAGCCCTCTTTGGCAACTATCTACCCCAGGGCACCTTGCCCACGCTGCTGGCCCACGGAAAGATTGTCGTCGGTGTGCTTCGCATTAACAAGCGCAACCGAAGCGACGCCTACGTCACTACCGAGGTGCTTGACAGCGACATCTTCATCAGCGGCTCCAAGGACCGCAATCGTGCTCTTGAAGGCGACCTtgtcgctgtcgagctACTCGATCCTCTCGAGGTCTGGAACGTCAAGAAAGAGAAGGaagacaagaagaagcgcaaggagGAGCAAAGCGGCCAGTTCTCACGCAAGCCcgacaaggccaaggacGACCTCGAAGTTGAAGGCGCTCAACTTCGTCTcatcgaagacgaagaggaaaATGAGCAGAGCCCTCCTCAGCTGGCTGGTCACGTGGTGGCCATCGTTGAACGTTCTCCTGGTCAGCTATTCTCGGGTACCTTGggtcttcttcgtccttcTTCCGCTGCAACAAAggagaagcagcaagccgagAGAGTGCAGCGCGAGGGCGCAAGCGCTCTCGCTCCCGAAGTTAAGCCACGTCCAAAGATCATCTGGTTCCGTCCCACGGACAAGCGCGTTCCGTTGATTGCCATCCCTGCCGACCAGGCGCCCGAAGATTTCTGGGCCGAGGAGGGTCAGGAGAGCTTCAACAGCCGACTCTTTGTTGCCTGCATCAAGCGTTGGCCCATCACCTCTCTACACCCTTTTGGTGCTCTCGTCGAGGAGATCGGTGTGATCGGCAATGTTGAAGCCGAGACTCAGGCCCTGCTCAAGGACACGCTCAGCTCCGCCACCGAAGCCTTCACCGAGGGCGCGCTCAAGTGCCTtccgcctcttccttgGAAGATTCCCGAAAAAGAATACAAGACGCGCAGGGACTTCCGTTCGCATCGTGTCTTCACCATCGATCCCGAGACTGCCAAagatctcgacgatgccgtccacgtcgtgcgtctcgATAACGGCAACTTTGAGGTGGGTGTTCATATCGCAGATGTCTCGCACtttgtcaagctcggctcCAGCCTGGATCGCGAAGCCCGCAAGCGGGGCACTTCAGTCTACCTTGTGCAACGTGCTATCCCGATGCTCCCTCCCACTCTGAGCGAAGagctctgctcgctcgtccCCAACGTCGAGAGGCTCGCCTTCTCAGCCGTGTTCACCATGAACAAGGACGCTCAGGTGATTAGCAGCTGGTTTGGAAAGTCAATCATCAAGTCTTGCGCCAAGCTTGCCTACGCTGATGCCCAAAAGGTGATTGAAGGCGGCCAGCTGTCCAAGGAAAAGCTCGAGGCACACCGGCCCAAAGAGATTGGCGACGACATTCTCATCCTGCACCAGCTGGCCCAAAAGATGCGCGCTCGCCGCTTCAAGACGGGAGCTCTGCGCATCGATAACGTCAAGCTGAGCTTCAAGCTGGACGAAAACGGTCTGCCAACGGATGCTAGCGTCTACTGTTCGTACGACGCCCACCGACTCATTGAAGAATTCATGCTCCAAGCGAACATGGCGGTTGCGCAGCAGATCGCTGCTGGTCTGCCTGAATTGGCACTTCTTCGCCGACACGAGAAGCCACTCGACCGTCGTCTGGACGGCTTCCTGCGTCGAGCCAAGTCGATGGGTTACGACATTGACACTTCGTCTGGTGGCGCGCTGCACCGCAGTCTGGCCAAGATCAAAGATGATTCGGCTCGACAGGCGCTCCAGGCGCTGGTGACTAAATCCATGATGCAGGCCAAGTACTTCTGCACGGGTATGGTCGACATTGCCAAGTACCATCACTATGCGCTCAACGTGCCTCTGTACACGCACTTTACCTCGCCCATCCGTCGCTACGCCGATCTGATGGTACATCGTCAACTCGAGGCAGTGCTTGTTGAACAGGACAAGTTCGGCGTGGACCGCGAAGcgatggccaagatcgcGCAGCAGTGCAACGTCAAGAAAGACGCCGCCAAGATGGCGCAAGAGCAGAGTGCGCATCTGTTcctgtgcttgctgatcCACGATCTGACTATGCGATACGGTCCTGTGGTTCGTTCGGCGACGGTGATGGGTGTGCTGGATGCTGCGTTCGACGTTATTGTTCCCGAATTTGGCATTGAGAAGCGAGTGCATGTTGATCAGATGCCGATCGAGAATCACACGTACGACGAGCAGACCAATGCGCTATCGATTTACTGGAAGGACAACGTCGATGTCATCGCATGGCTTGCCGAGAACTCGGACGATGTGCATGTCAAGAAGCTACAAGAGgtggcgcagcagcatcagatGATGGAGCTCACGTCGCAGTCCTCGCACGACGAAGCGGCACTGTttgctgacgacgacgacgacgagagtTGCACAGCGGCGATTCTGCGACAGCACAACATCGACGCGGCCAAGGATTCTCGTCAACGCGCAAAGAGCTTGCAGAAGGTGGCGTTGCAGTTCGATGGTGTTGAGCACCACACGAGAGTGCAGAAGATCAACGAGTTGATGAAGGTGCCCGTGATCGTGACGAGCGATATGTCCAAGAGCCCGCCGGTGTTGAAGGTGTTTTCGGTGAATCCGTTTGCTAGTGGCTAA